A section of the Streptococcus oriscaviae genome encodes:
- a CDS encoding manganese-dependent inorganic pyrophosphatase, whose translation MTKFLVFGHQNPDTDAIASAYGWAYLEREVFGRDAEAVALGTPNEETAFALDYFGVTAPRVVESAKAEGVAQVILTDHNEFQQSIADIKDVEVAAVIDHHRVANFETANPLYMRLEPVGSASSIVYRAFKENGVTPPKEVAGLLLSGLISDTLLLKSPTTHATDPQVAAELAGIAGVNLEEYGLALLKAGTNLASKSAEELIDIDAKTFGLNGNDVRVAQVNTVDIAEVLERQAEIEAAMTAASEVNGYSDFVLMITDIVNSNSEILALGSNMDKVEAAFNFKLENNHAFLAGAVSRKKQVVPQLTDAFNA comes from the coding sequence ATGACAAAATTTTTAGTTTTTGGACACCAAAATCCTGATACAGATGCGATTGCGTCAGCATACGGTTGGGCTTACTTGGAGCGCGAGGTTTTTGGTCGCGATGCGGAAGCTGTTGCCCTTGGTACACCAAATGAAGAAACAGCATTTGCCCTTGACTATTTCGGTGTGACGGCACCGCGCGTGGTGGAATCTGCTAAGGCAGAAGGTGTTGCACAAGTTATCCTGACTGACCACAATGAATTCCAACAGTCTATCGCAGACATCAAGGATGTTGAAGTGGCAGCAGTCATTGACCACCATCGTGTTGCCAATTTTGAAACAGCTAATCCGCTTTACATGCGCTTGGAGCCAGTCGGTTCAGCTTCTTCTATCGTCTACCGTGCCTTTAAAGAAAATGGGGTAACACCTCCAAAAGAAGTAGCAGGTCTTCTCTTGTCTGGTTTGATTTCAGATACCCTTCTCTTGAAATCACCAACAACTCACGCAACAGATCCACAAGTTGCGGCTGAATTGGCTGGAATTGCAGGTGTTAACTTGGAAGAATATGGTCTAGCCCTCTTGAAAGCTGGTACCAACCTTGCTAGCAAGTCAGCAGAAGAATTGATTGACATTGATGCAAAAACCTTTGGTTTGAACGGCAATGATGTGCGTGTAGCTCAGGTCAACACTGTTGACATTGCTGAGGTCTTGGAGCGTCAAGCAGAGATTGAAGCTGCCATGACAGCAGCGTCTGAAGTAAATGGTTATTCTGACTTTGTATTGATGATTACAGACATTGTTAACTCAAACTCTGAAATCCTCGCTCTCGGCAGCAACATGGACAAGGTTGAGGCAGCCTTCAACTTCAAGTTGGAAAACAATCATGCCTTCCTTGCAGGGGCTGTTTCGCGTAAGAAACAGGTTGTACCGCAGTTGACAGATGCATTTAATGCTTAA
- a CDS encoding M3 family oligoendopeptidase, protein MKFSDYTYIHPDYPAIKEDFTRLTADLEAAASLEETKALILEITKLLNLVDTQYNLWMIRHSIDMNDEFYNEETKFWNEYSPLFEELTTNYYRIIIKTPYKAELADILPETFFKLAENKLKTFSSEAIPLFQKENELIDAYNKLIAGAAIEFQGKTYNLSQLSPFGQSTDREVRKAASEASTAYFVEKEADFDRVYDELVKVRTEIARKLGFKDYVEYGYLKMNRFDYNREMVKIYREEILKHIVPIVQNLRERQAKRLQVPSLKHYDLNLEFLDGNAVPQGDPDFILAQAQEMYRELSAETGEFFDFMVEHELLDLVAKTGKDSGGYCTYIPDYKSPFIFSNFNGTSGDIDVLTHEAGHAFQVYRSRWIQSPEVVWPTYETCEIHSMSMEFMTWPWMDRFFKEQVDKYKFSHLAGTLLFLPYGVLVDHFQHEVYEHPEMTPAERKATWARLQAQYLPDRDYSESEALNRGIFWYRQGHIFASPFYYIDYTLAQVCALQFWKRTQVDQDETAWEDYIRICDLGGTKSFLQVVAAANLQSPFKEGALESTAQAAASWLDAVNDGDL, encoded by the coding sequence ATGAAATTTTCAGACTATACCTACATCCACCCAGATTATCCTGCCATCAAGGAAGATTTTACACGCCTGACAGCTGATTTAGAGGCAGCTGCTAGTCTTGAGGAAACCAAGGCTCTTATCTTGGAGATTACAAAGCTCCTCAACCTAGTTGATACTCAGTACAACCTCTGGATGATTCGCCATTCCATTGATATGAATGATGAATTTTACAATGAAGAAACCAAGTTTTGGAATGAGTATTCTCCCTTGTTCGAGGAATTGACCACCAACTACTACCGTATCATTATCAAAACGCCTTACAAGGCTGAACTGGCTGACATTCTGCCAGAAACCTTCTTTAAACTAGCTGAAAACAAACTCAAGACCTTTTCATCCGAAGCCATTCCTTTGTTCCAAAAGGAAAATGAACTCATCGACGCCTACAACAAATTGATTGCAGGTGCTGCTATTGAGTTTCAAGGAAAAACCTACAACCTTTCTCAGCTTAGCCCATTTGGCCAATCAACTGATCGCGAGGTTCGTAAAGCCGCATCTGAAGCCAGCACTGCCTATTTCGTTGAAAAAGAAGCAGACTTCGACCGTGTCTATGACGAACTGGTCAAAGTCCGTACGGAAATCGCCCGCAAACTCGGCTTTAAGGATTATGTCGAATACGGCTACCTCAAGATGAACCGTTTTGACTACAATCGTGAGATGGTAAAGATTTATCGGGAGGAAATTCTCAAGCATATCGTGCCGATTGTGCAAAACTTGCGTGAGCGCCAAGCCAAACGCTTGCAGGTACCAAGCCTCAAGCACTACGACCTCAATCTCGAGTTTTTAGACGGTAATGCAGTCCCACAAGGTGACCCTGACTTTATCTTGGCCCAAGCTCAAGAAATGTACCGCGAATTATCAGCAGAAACTGGTGAGTTTTTCGACTTCATGGTAGAGCATGAATTGCTGGATCTGGTTGCCAAAACAGGTAAAGATAGTGGAGGCTACTGTACCTATATCCCTGATTACAAGAGCCCCTTCATCTTCTCCAACTTCAATGGAACCAGCGGTGATATTGACGTCTTGACCCACGAAGCGGGACACGCCTTCCAAGTTTACCGCTCCCGTTGGATCCAAAGTCCTGAAGTTGTCTGGCCAACTTATGAAACCTGCGAAATCCACTCCATGTCCATGGAATTCATGACCTGGCCTTGGATGGACCGTTTCTTCAAGGAACAAGTTGATAAATATAAATTCAGCCACTTGGCTGGCACTCTACTCTTCTTGCCTTACGGTGTCTTGGTAGACCACTTCCAGCACGAAGTCTATGAACACCCGGAGATGACACCAGCAGAACGCAAGGCAACTTGGGCTCGCTTGCAGGCCCAATACCTGCCAGACCGTGATTATTCTGAATCAGAAGCCCTCAACCGTGGTATCTTCTGGTACCGTCAGGGGCATATTTTTGCCAGCCCATTCTACTACATTGACTACACCTTGGCCCAAGTCTGCGCCCTCCAATTCTGGAAACGCACACAGGTTGACCAGGATGAAACTGCTTGGGAAGACTACATCCGCATCTGTGATTTGGGTGGCACCAAGTCCTTCTTACAGGTGGTTGCAGCCGCAAACCTCCAGTCACCATTCAAGGAAGGCGCCCTTGAAAGCACCGCCCAAGCCGCAGCAAGCTGGTTAGATGCAGTGAATGATGGTGACTTATAA
- a CDS encoding winged helix-turn-helix transcriptional regulator: MPDYHTKNIYACPYLATQTVLSGKWNILLLHHIEDGPIRFNELHRRLEGISQATLTKQLRQLEEDGLIVRKVYAQVPPKVEYELSEIGQEFKAVLEQIETFGDKYINFIKSKKSE, from the coding sequence ATGCCAGACTATCATACCAAAAACATCTATGCCTGCCCCTATCTGGCCACACAGACGGTTTTGTCAGGTAAGTGGAACATTTTGCTCTTACACCACATTGAAGACGGCCCCATTCGTTTTAATGAACTGCACCGTCGTTTAGAAGGGATTTCTCAAGCTACCCTGACCAAACAGCTGCGCCAGTTGGAAGAGGACGGCCTGATTGTCCGCAAGGTGTATGCTCAGGTACCGCCAAAAGTCGAATATGAGCTGAGCGAGATTGGTCAGGAATTTAAGGCTGTTTTAGAGCAGATTGAAACATTTGGGGATAAGTACATCAACTTTATCAAATCCAAAAAATCTGAATGA
- a CDS encoding NADPH-dependent FMN reductase yields the protein MKNILFIVGSLREGSFNHQMAKQAESILAGQANVSYLDYKNIPLMNQDLETPVLPAVQAARDAIIAADAIWIFSPVYNFAIPGTVKNLIDWLSRALDLSETRGPSALQDKIITVSSVANAGQDQLFATYQALLPFVRMQVVGKFTGTTVNPEAWGTGQLVLSEEAIAGLQAQAQALLEA from the coding sequence ATGAAAAACATTCTATTTATCGTCGGTTCCCTTCGTGAAGGGTCGTTCAACCACCAAATGGCTAAGCAGGCTGAAAGTATCTTGGCTGGTCAAGCAAATGTCAGCTACCTTGACTACAAGAATATTCCGCTTATGAACCAAGACCTTGAGACCCCTGTCTTACCAGCCGTGCAGGCCGCCCGTGACGCCATCATAGCGGCGGATGCCATCTGGATTTTCTCGCCAGTTTACAACTTCGCTATTCCAGGTACGGTGAAGAACCTGATTGACTGGCTCAGCCGTGCCCTTGACTTGTCAGAAACACGCGGCCCGTCTGCTCTTCAAGACAAAATTATTACCGTATCTTCGGTTGCCAATGCAGGACAGGACCAATTGTTTGCTACTTACCAAGCCCTATTGCCATTTGTTCGTATGCAAGTCGTAGGTAAATTTACAGGAACAACTGTCAACCCAGAAGCATGGGGAACTGGACAGTTGGTATTGTCAGAGGAAGCTATTGCTGGTTTGCAGGCCCAGGCTCAAGCTTTGTTGGAGGCCTAA